From Geotalea uraniireducens Rf4:
GCGACCATCCCCTTTCCCTTGTCGCGCAGCCAGCCTGCCACAGCCGTTTGCAGGACCGGCTCGCCGGGAGAATTATTCCCCTTGCCGGTAATGACCAGCACCCCCTTCTGACCGCGATTGTACGCACCGCCGATAAAGCGCGCCAGGTTTTCCAGTGCCTCGTCCCTGGTCAAGCCGTGCAGGTCGAGCTGGAAATCGATACGGATCGTCCCCCGCCTCAACTGCCGCAGCCTGTTGGACGGCAACGGCCGAAGAGGCGAAACATCTTCGGGCAACTCATCCTGGAAGACCACATCCATCTCCAGCTTTTCCAATGCCTGGAGAAAGAGGCGCCGCTCCTCCTCGTCGATCTTGCGCGCTATGGGTGCTGCCGGCTTCGGCGCCTTGCCGGGAGTTGAAGC
This genomic window contains:
- a CDS encoding Smr/MutS family protein, translated to MKKDKKTQPKSKPFVNSPFKALKGVQAMPAGSGAKADAVPQPKPVVKELDDAELFLREFSDVRRLHPPASTPGKAPKPAAPIARKIDEEERRLFLQALEKLEMDVVFQDELPEDVSPLRPLPSNRLRQLRRGTIRIDFQLDLHGLTRDEALENLARFIGGAYNRGQKGVLVITGKGNNSPGEPVLQTAVAGWLRDKGKGMVAEFSPAPRQMGGAGAFVVFLKDKEKTAEKIDIA